One segment of Heptranchias perlo isolate sHepPer1 unplaced genomic scaffold, sHepPer1.hap1 HAP1_SCAFFOLD_66, whole genome shotgun sequence DNA contains the following:
- the LOC137318186 gene encoding uncharacterized protein — protein MIIKSNNARVSFKRHVKFNLRVIVSESSFGPIVNPSVIQQPVMSPSVTQQPVASPSVTQQPVASPSVIQQPVISPSVTQQPVASPSVTQQPVASPSVTQQPVVSPSVTQQPVVSPSVTQQPVVSRSVSQQPVVSPSVNQQPVVSRSVSQQPVVSPSVTQQPVVSRSVNQQPVVNRSVTQQSVVSPSVTQQPVVRPSVTQQPVASPSVTQQSVVSRSVTQQPVASPSVTQQPVASPSVTQQPVVSPSVTQQPVVSPSVTQRL, from the coding sequence ATGATAATCAAATCAAACAATGCACGTGTTTCATTTAAGAGACACGTAAAATTTAACCTTCGTGTCATCGTAAGTGAGTCCTCCTTCGGGCCTATAGTTAATCCCTCAGTCATTCAGCAGCCTGTAATGAGTCCCTCAGTCACCCAGCAGCCTGTAGCTAGTCCCTCAGTCACTCAGCAGCCTGTAGCTAGTCCCTCAGTCATTCAGCAGCCTGTAATTAGTCCCTCAGTCACTCAGCAGCCTGTAGCTAGTCCCTCAGTCACCCAGCAGCCTGTAGCTAGTCCCTCAGTCACCCAGCAGCCTGTAGTTAGTCCCTCAGTCACCCAGCAGCCTGTAGTTAGTCCCTCAGTCACTCAGCAGCCTGTAGTTAGTCGCTCAGTCAGTCAGCAGCCTGTAGTTAGTCCCTCAGTCAATCAGCAGCCTGTAGTTAGTCGCTCAGTCAGTCAGCAGCCTGTAGTTAGTCCCTCAGTCACCCAGCAGCCTGTAGTTAGTCGCTCAGTCAATCAGCAGCCTGTAGTTAATCGCTCAGTCACCCAGCAGTCTGTAGTTAGTCCCTCAGTCACCCAGCAGCCTGTAGTTAGACCCTCAGTCACCCAGCAGCCTGTAGCTAGTCCCTCGGTCACCCAGCAGTCTGTAGTTAGTCGCTCAGTCACTCAGCAGCCTGTAGCTAGTCCCTCAGTCACCCAGCAGCCTGTAGCTAGTCCCTCAGTCACTCAGCAGCCTGTAGTCAGTCCCTCAGTCACCCAACAGCCTGTAGTTAGTCCTTCAGTCACTCAGCGTTTATAG